In Miscanthus floridulus cultivar M001 chromosome 5, ASM1932011v1, whole genome shotgun sequence, one genomic interval encodes:
- the LOC136449400 gene encoding protein transport protein SEC13 homolog B-like, with translation MPPHKIETGHQDVVHDIAMDYYGKRLATASSDNTIKIIGVSGNSHQQLATLSGHQGPVWQVAWAHPKFGSMLASCSYDGRVIIWKEGSKPDEWALVHTFAEHKSSVNSIAWAPHELGLCLACGSSDGNISVFTARSDGGWDTTRIDQAHPVGVTSVSWAPAMAPGALISAGSSGQFEYVQKLASGGCDNTVKVWKLNNGNWRMDCFPALQMHKDWVRDVAWAPNLGLPKSTIASASQDGTVVIWTAAKEGEQWEGRVLYDFRTPVWRLSWSLTGNILAVSDGNNNVTLWKEAVDGEWQQVTTVEP, from the coding sequence ATGCCACCCCATAAGATTGAGACTGGGCATCAAGATGTGGTGCATGATATCGCCATGGATTACTATGGGAAGCGCTTAGCTACAGCCTCCTCTGATAACACAATAAAGATCATTGGCGTAAGTGGAAACTCGCACCAGCAGCTTGCAACTTTGAGTGGACACCAAGGCCCAGTATGGCAAGTCGCATGGGCTCATCCCAAGTTTGGTTCCATGCTCGCATCCTGCAGTTACGACGGCCGGGTGATCATCTGGAAGGAAGGAAGCAAGCCTGATGAATGGGCACTGGTACACACCTTTGCTGAGCACAAGTCCTCTGTGAATTCCATCGCATGGGCCCCTCATGAGCTGGGTCTATGCTTGGCTTGTGGTTCATCAGATGGGAACATTTCAGTCTTCACTGCTCGTTCTGATGGAGGTTGGGATACCACACGTATTGACCAGGCGCATCCAGTCGGTGTGACCTCAGTTTCATGGGCTCCGGCAATGGCACCGGGAGCTCTAATCAGTGCAGGATCTTCTGGTCAGTTTGAGTATGTTCAGAAACTCGCTTCTGGTGGCTGCGACAACACGGTGAAGGTGTGGAAGCTCAACAATGGGAATTGGCGGATGGACTGTTTCCCTGCCCTACAGATGCACAAGGACTGGGTGAGAGATGTTGCGTGGGCGCCAAACCTAGGCCTTCCAAAGTCCACCATTGCCAGCGCCTCTCAGGATGGAACAGTTGTTATCTGGACAGCAGCAAAAGAAGGCGAGCAGTGGGAAGGCcgggtgctttatgatttcagaACCCCTGTGTGGAGGCTGTCCTGGTCGCTGACTGGGAACATACTGGCGGTGTCTGACGGCAACAACAATGTGACCCTGTGGAAGGAAGCTGTGGATGGCGAATGGCAGCAAGTGACGACCGTTGAGCCATAG
- the LOC136449398 gene encoding uncharacterized protein — MELPIKYLDSAHDKAVEFIEDVHAIFYGPFTDDEVPNNDDCYVITECSPTSIEKELVGPNTEPSTPASFITMENSSTGCDTDAHQTESFSTKSTGLSLMNHVYPENNSSEGAHIESNDLCILPVDISTTRIYDSSDEVILWNPETFVKPRRSHELTTIPQDDHAPHALETEVTVQVGLNCSGHSDSSVCSGLIPLENSRANYEEHMVLHSANDPVGVTVHDSITITHDDYVPHTLHTEQMTEQAGLGLHWSGHSDILETLRIFFNAPLREDSSTNYERAVCLQPCQATLPGTQANRPEVHVVSYSANSPVESTTHGFVPLHLWNVTCSIISPVILDAL; from the exons ATGGAG CTCCCGATCAAGTATCTTGATTCGGCTCATGATAAGGCTGTTGAATTCATTGAAGATGTTCATGCAATATTTTATGGTCCCTTTACTGATGATGAGGTGCCAAATAACGATGATTGCTATGTTATCACTGAATGTTCACCAACATCTATTGAAAAGGAGCTAGTTGGACCAAACACTGAACCCTCAACTCCTGCATCCTTCATTACCATGGAGAACAGTTCTACTGGCTGTGATACTGATGCTCATCAAACTGAATCATTTTCAACAAAAAGTACAGGTTTATCCTTGATGAATCATGTGTACCCAGAAAATAATTCATCTGAAGGAGCTCATATCGAATCAAATGATCTGTGTATTTTGCCTGTGGACATCTCAACAACTAGAATATATG ACAGCTCTGATGAAGTCATTTTATGGAATCCAGAGACTTTTGTAAAACCACGGCGATCACATG AACTTACCACCATACCTCAAGATGATCATGCACCTCATGCTTTGGAAACAGAAGTGACAGTGCAAGTTGGACTCAACTGTTCTGGACATTCAG ATTCTTCTGTTTGTAGTGGACTAATACCACTAGAAAATTCTCGTGCAAATTATGAAGAGCACATGGTATTACACAGTGCAAACGACCCTGTTGGAGTAacagtgcatg ATTCCATTACCATAACCCATGATGATTATGTACCTCACACATTGCACACGGAGCAAATGACAGAGCAAGCTGGACTTGGACTGCATTGGTCTGGACATTCAG ATATCCTGGAAACTCTACGGATTTTTTTTAATGCACCGCTGCGAGAAGATTCTAGCACAAATTACGAAAGGGCTGTTTGCTTGCAGCCCTGCCAGGCAACTCTGCCTGGGACACAAGCAAACAGGCCCGAAGTGCACGTGGTATCGTACAGTGCAAACAGCCCTGTGGAATCAACCACACATGGCTTTGTACCTCTACACTTATGGAATGTGACCTGTTCTATTATCTCTCCTGTCATATTAGATGCACTTTGA